One window of Saccharomyces mikatae IFO 1815 strain IFO1815 genome assembly, chromosome: 8 genomic DNA carries:
- the MAS2 gene encoding mitochondrial-processing protease subunit alpha (similar to Saccharomyces cerevisiae MAS2 (YHR024C); ancestral locus Anc_5.268): MLRNGVKRLYSNVARTDNFKYSSLANGLRVATSNTPGHFSALGLYIDAGSRFEGRNLKGCTHILDRLAFKSTEHIEGRAMAETLELLGGNYQCTSSRENMMYQASVFNQDVGKMLQLMSETVRFPKITEQELQEQKLSAEYEIDEVWMKPELVLPELLHTAAYSGETLGSPLICPRELIPSISKYYLLDYRNKFYTPENTVAAFVGIPHEKALELADKYLGDWQSTHPPISKKVARYTGGESCIPPAPVFGNLPELFHIQIGFEGLPIDHPDIYALATLQTLLGGGGSFSAGGPGKGMYSRLYTHVLNQYYFVENCIAFNHSYSDSGIFGISLSCVPQAAPQAVEVIAQQMYNTFANDNLRLSNEEVSRAKNQLKSSLLMNLESKLVELEDMGRQVLMHGRKIPINEMISKIENLTPNDISRVAEMIFTGNVNNAGKGKGKATVVMQGDRDAFGNVENVLSAYGLGKSSTINNNSPKKSSWF; encoded by the coding sequence ATGCTAAGAAACGGTGTCAAGAGATTATACTCTAACGTCGCCAGAACAGATAATTTCAAGTATTCCTCGCTAGCGAATGGTCTAAGAGTGGCAACGTCCAATACTCCTGGGCACTTTAGTGCGCTAGGACTATATATCGATGCTGGATCCCGTTTTGAAGGtagaaatttgaaaggcTGTACTCATATTTTGGATAGGCTCGCATTCAAATCTACCGAGCATATCGAGGGCAGAGCAATGGCAGAGACCCTGGAGTTACTGGGTGGGAATTACCAATGTACCTCGTCTAGGGAAAATATGATGTACCAGGCTTCTGTATTCAACCAAGATGTGGGAAAGATGCTTCAATTAATGTCGGAAACCGTAAGATTTCCTAAAATTACTGAACAAGAACtacaagaacaaaaactGTCTGCGGAAtatgaaattgatgaagttTGGATGAAACCGGAATTGGTGCTACCTGAGCTGTTACACACAGCAGCGTATTCTGGGGAAACTTTGGGATCCCCTTTAATCTGTCCTAGAGAGCTCATCCCTTCCATTTCTAAATACTACCTGTTAGATTACAGGAATAAATTCTACACCCCAGAAAACACTGTCGCAGCGTTTGTGGGTATTCCCCATGAAAAAGCTTTAGAACTTGCAGATAAGTATTTAGGTGATTGGCAATCCACTCACCCTCCAATTAGTAAAAAGGTTGCGCGCTACACCGGTGGCGAAAGTTGTATCCCACCAGCACCGGTGTTTGGGAATTTACCAGAGCTATTTCACATCCAGATTGGATTTGAAGGTCTTCCTATAGATCATCCAGATATTTACGCTTTGGCAACTTTACAAACCTTACTTGGAGGTGGTGGGTCGTTCAGTGCTGGGGGTCCCGGAAAGGGGATGTATTCTCGTTTGTATACGCACGTTTTGAATCAATATTACTTCGTTGAAAATTGCATTGCGTTCAACCATTCTTATTCAGATTCAGGCATTTTCGGTATCTCACTATCTTGTGTACCGCAAGCAGCTCCTCAAGCAGTTGAAGTAATTGCACAACAAATGTATAACACATTTGCTAACGACAATTTAAGGTTATCTAATGAAGAAGTTTCCAGGGCAAAAAATCAGTTGAAATCTTCACTACTGATGAATCTAGAGTCCAAGTTAGTAGAATTGGAAGATATGGGTAGACAAGTCCTCATGCATGGCCGCAAGATTCCAATCAATGAAATGATAAGTaagattgaaaatttgACACCAAATGATATCTCCCGTGTCGCCGAAATGATATTTACCGGAAATGTAAATAATGCTGGTAAGGGTAAAGGCAAAGCTACTGTTGTAATGCAAGGAGACAGAGATGCCTTTGGTAATGTGGAGAATGTATTGAGCGCATATGGACTTGGTAAGAGTTCCACcatcaataacaatagCCCTAAGAAAAGCAGTTGGTTTTGA